In Phoenix dactylifera cultivar Barhee BC4 chromosome 1, palm_55x_up_171113_PBpolish2nd_filt_p, whole genome shotgun sequence, the genomic stretch CCCTTTGGAATTCGGGACGATCTTCGCTtggtttttttttgtatattttcCTCCCTTTTGATTCATTTCTTTCCTCTGGAAAattcttttcccccttttttcttGCCGTTTTTTCAGGAAAATATAGACCGGAGATCGGAAATCGGGCGACATAGGTAAGGGCATCGTCTGCTTTCTTCTAGTTTTAGTACCTAAAATCGccaatttgatttatttttgattgagtttttttgtttgcatgacCGTTGATCTGTCTTTTATCTCGGGGACTTTTAtagttgattcttcttcaattataataattattattgttgtttAATGGGGTGGAAATAAGAGAGCAGATGCTGGTCGgatgacagagagagagagagggctttAGGATTGGTGGAGACGGGAGTTTTTGTGAGAGTGGTTATTGCTAAAACTGCTGAATGCGAGAGCAGGGATCAATTGGGACATGAGCTCGTTTTGTTTCCACCACTTGTATGAGCAGTGGCTGTATTTATAGCATCAAGTCATTCATGATCCAAGTAGTTTGATttagttgaaaatattttagggGACTATGGGCATGACAACACTCAATTTGGATGCAAGGGATGGTGATGGGGCTAACTGGACGGTGTGTTTGCTTATGGGAGTTGATCTGGTGCTTTCTGCCTATTCTgtaaaaagagaaaaggaaaagtagatgaaaaaaaaaacaaaaacatggATGAAAATTGTAATTCTGTATATAAATCTCTTGTTCACATCATCTTCAAATCTTGTTTTTAGTCTTCCTTGTAAAAGTAAAATAATAAGAGAATCCTACCCTGCATCATGGGCCAGTTAGAGCATGCTGCCATCTGGAATTACTGCATTACTCAAAACAACAACTATGCCCCCAGAAATGATGTATCCATGAGCCTCCCTGTCACATTCTTGGACCCCATGTGTGTTAACAATCTACAATCATCAAAACGAAATCAAATAATCAGAGAGACACAATGAGATGCATTGCCATTTGTAGCAACCATTTATGTAACTTCTGCCATTTTCTTGTGACAGCTCTTAGTTTTGTGCTTCTGTTGTCAGCTAAATATGTCCATACATTTATTTTGGCATTTTTTTTGGGTGAACAGTCTTGTTTTAATATGCTATTGATTGAACTGTAACTATGTATTTCCTCCCTTTAAaaaatccattttttttaaagattatgTTCGTTCATCCATAAAATGAGAACGCCATTTTGTAATAATTATGAAGTTAAAACAACAAGCAAGATAATTTCTATTAAGTGCAACGGATGAGTTAAAAATGTTGGCACTAAACTCTGGTCTATGTCAATGTTAACTGCAACAAGCTTGATCTGGAAGTACGAGAAATAATATGAATATTGATCAAATTGATTAGTGCAACAAGGAGAATACTAAGAACCTCAATAATATGCATAGtataatttttcaaatatttcagTACCCTGACATTTCTCCCTATCCTTGCATTCTTATCAATTATAGCCCTTCGAATATGAGTTTGTTCTCCAATCCCAACTGGGACATTGAAGCCTTGCAATTTTGTCCAGCTCCATTGCACATCTGTCTATTTGATCACAAAAGGAAAACTTAGAAAGAGAAAGTGAGAACATGTACAGATGGTTGAGGTCTAGTAAACATCATTAATATCGGATAACAATTAGCAACATTTCAGATTTGTCTAGGTAAGCTGAAGGACAAGATTAACAGGTTAAGTTACCAAACTACAGGTGTGTATTGATAAAAAAACTGCAAAACCCTCTAGCACTAGGTGTAGTTTTAAAAGTGTATGGTATAAAAGCCCTATTTGACGTGTCCCAAGTGTAATCAATATGACACAATGTATGTTGGGCATCAACATAGATTATGGATAAATGCAAATACAACTTGTGGAATATAATTTCAAGGGTGGTCATGTGCTGGACCAAAGTGACCATGTTTCTTTTATATatcacaagaaaataaaagatataAGAAATGTTGTGTGAAGACTTCATACTTGGTAAAAGTCACTACCCATGATCACAGAATCCTCGATCACTGCTTCTTCTCCGATATATGTTCGCATGCCAATCACGGAATCAGTGATCTTGCACCTCTACTCTTAAAACAATAAAGAATAGAAACAGAGCCTACTTAGCATCAAATAGATGGCTGAATATGATATTATGGTACTTTGTCAACATTCAATTATCATAGATGATGTAATGGAAAATTTATAAAGACAGAGCAAGAttgtaatttattttaaaatatcagACTTCTTAGGCAATGCATGAATATGTGCCAATTATCCATGATGTGGATCACTACTTAAACTCAAGCAAAGCTCTGAAACTTTTTAGCATTATGACAATTTCATTTAATAAAATCATACTGCTAGGATATTGCATCATTATAAAATAactgcattgtgtattgttatTTAAGCAGTGCAAAACTAGGACAGAAAGTTTATATCATGCTGTTAGACTGTCATCAAGTAACCTCGTCCCCTTTGACCAGTTTATACCTGGACGCTCAGTTAGCCAACCAGCTCAGCTGCCTCCATCTCTTCTATAGTCTTTCTTTTTTCTAGTGTCAAGGCAGGCATACAGATTTCATTGCAAAATCTTTTTTGCTGTGGGTTAAAGTTCTATTCACCATCTTACCTCTCCTTTGTTTCTTGATGCTCTTTAGTCCCTCTCTTAACTATTtcaggaaaaaggaaagaaaaatatatccAGTCTTTATTCCaatgtattatttttttgtaaaaatgttctttcttctttcaGTGCAAAATTTTCTAATTCTAGTCAAAGAAAATGGTTTGCATTCAGCAAAAGCTAAACCATTCTTAGACATCCACCAAACCAATTTTTTGTAAATGACCAGACAGAACAAGCTAGGTAAACATTTGTTACGAGTAAAGTTTGCTTCTTTCATAGGCCTCTAATAGTTAAAGGGGccacaagaaaaaaaagcttcttttctttctttatctaATTCACCCACCTGCTTGAGCAGATTATAAGACAAAATCAGTTTTACTGTTGGGGCATTATCTTCAATTAACTTCATGTTTGGCCTTGGTAATATATTTGTAGGTATTGTCACAGATGATGTTTTGGTCTATGATTGATGTATTTACATACTAACATTTATGGCAGTGCATCTCTTATCTAATGGACATGCATTATGTTAACCCTATGTTAAACTTATATGTCTTCAATGACATATATCTATGCATGCTTAGTGGAGAACACTTCATTTGGAAGGAGCACAATGTTGTATATTTCAAATTTGAGTATGTCATCTATGAAATCATATCAGTTATTctgccttcttctttctttgtacATAGGATATAAGGTAATATCAGAAAAATGAATTAAGTGTGTTCTATGTATATAATATCCATAAACACGTCATGTTTGTTCAGAATTTTAAATGATGATAGTACCAAGTTACCTACACGTAGAATGCAACCATCACCAATAATGCTCCCTCTTATGAGAGCATTGGTAACTACAGTAGGTGGTAGGCAATGTGGCATGGTGTAGATAGGAGAGTTTCTGTCATGGAAACTACAACAAAGATGTAGGTGTTATTTAGTAGAGAGAGATGTATCTAAATTTGTCATTGAATGATGCTGTTAGTCATCTAAGTTATGTACTGACTTGAAGCCGTGAGATGTTCTCCTCGCACTTTCAATGTTGGCATGGTAGAAGGCTTCAATTGTTTCGATGTCCTCCCATTGTCCATCAAACATATAAGCATGGACCTGATACATGAGAAACTTAGAATAATGGTACTACCAGCCCTCATGACATggtcaataaaagaaaaaaattaaggtCAACGCTATAGGGGCACATGAATAATAAAGAAATTTGAATGCTTCGCCGTAAAATTAAAGAGACAGGGAAATCTGGATAGGAAATTCAGCTGCAGATAAACAAATAATATTCTAACCTTCAATCCCATGGAAATTGCGCCTTGGATAACTTCACTTCTGAAATCATTGGCTTTAGGTAGGACTTTTTCTAAGAGTTTGATCATCATGTCTCTCTTGATGACAAAGATTCCCATGCTTCTGGCACCACAAACTTCTTCTTTTGTAGAAATTCCTATCTGCATTCCATGCATAAAGATCCTTATGGTGTAACTTATAGGAACTAGATTGTCAATTTTGGCTACTTgttattaaagaaaaattcagaaTCGTTCCAATCTAGTTGCATACATGGAGTATGAAAGCTGAAgaattatttctttttaataggaTGTGgataacagaaaaaaaaaaaaagattccttGTACTTCTTATCGGTAAATTATAACTAGAGTGATCTTAAATTTGCCTCTTTCTATGAAAGTAAGGATGGAAAACTCACTGCTGCAAATTTATCTTCATCCATATCTGGTGCATGTTTGACTTCAAGAAATTTCTTTCGGTGATTCTGTATTAAGAAATCATAACTGGGATTATTGTTCCTTCTGTTACATGAAACAGCAACTGTGATATCTGCTCTGCTATCTCTATGTCCTTTAATAAGTTTTGCATAGTCCATTTCATAAATATGGTGACTGGAAAGAACCAAAAACTCCTCCACTGGATGATCTTTTAATACCCACAACCATCTCCTAACAGCATCTGCATTTCCCTAAAAACCCATACATCCATTTCAGTAATTTTTAAGAACATAGAAAAGTCATACAAGTATATCAAAAATGATAATAACAACTTGTTTTTCCATTAAGTATGAGTGCAACTACTACACTGCGAACAACAATTCAACTCTAGATGTCAGTATTATTGCCTAAACACTTTTAGATGCAAGCTGAGATTAAAAAGAGCTGTCCAAGAGTTGGTTTGAAGAAATTGTCTTGGCAAAAAATAGGGACACGGTCTTGTTCAAGAATATTACTCTACAGATATAGAAACATAAAAAGGATGTTGGTATCTTGCTATTCTTTGGTATAAATTGGAACCTTTTCATGAATTATATGAAAGTTGTGCCTAAACTGCTGTATAAGAATCACGCTGCTAGTACTCAAAATTTGGCCAAGACATTCTGAAGTTCTTTGTGAAAATATTGAGATTTGAAATAGAAGTACGAAATTCAACAAGATATTCCATGTTATGAAAACAAACAACAATTTGATGTATCAGTTTGAATGAAAGATTTTTGAAATCCTAGAACCTTAGTAGCTTGAAAACGAGCAGGTGGTACTGCAGAAGATTGAGTTCTTGGAAATTATAGGGATctcgaaaatgataaaaaattatAGGATGGTGCAACTTTATTGATTCATGTAGGTCTTGTGGGACAATATTTACATTTATGGTTGTTGTTAGCAAATTACAGCAATTGGCATGCAAAATCAGAAGTGCCAGATAAAAGTTTACAGATTTTTAGGGGAATATTAGTCAATCTTAGTGCTTTAAAATagaagaggaaaaagagaagaattgGGCTTGATGATGGTACAGACCTTAAACCAACCTTGCTCTTCAGGGCTTTGGCATGCGGTCAAAATTTCTATAAAACCATCCTTCCCAAGCCCAATGTTAGAATAGGCTCTTGACAGATGAGAATATAGGGAGGTGGAGTTGAACTGAGTTAGAGCATATATCCTGATAATGTTACTGTTGATGCAGTTGCTCACCACAATGTCAATGAGCCTGTAGTTTGCTGCTATTGGAATAGCTCCTTTTGATATTCTCTTCGTCAGGGGATACAGCTTTGTCTCCGAGCCATCATCAAGTATGATGGCCAGAACACTCTGTAACCAAATTTCTTATAAAATTAGCTCATATTTCAACATATGGAACAGTCTTAGCTGTATATCGTAAGATGAATGGATTGCATTGGATTGTGAAACAAATTGTATATCCTTGAATTTATTCCACTTACTTTATGGAAGGATTGTTGATATTGATCAACCTCTAACTATATGCAGCTTCTTTACTCCTTCCATGGTCGAAGTCCTTGAGATTGACTTGTACATAACCCCTAACTTCTTTATATTTTAACTGAACTATATTTAGTTTTTCAAGTgtccaaaaatacttaaagcAAAATTCAAATCCCTGCACCATATTATGTCTTAATTCAACTGAAATATATGTTTTGAATTCTAGATCATCAAACTTTTGGATGCCAGTTGTTGTAACTTTAAACTTCATCATCCTTGACCTTTCTcaataattaaattaattacCACAACCAGCTGCTTTATCTAATATGTTTGAGGTCAACACAGAGTTCATAATTTGCATTTTTTGCGAATGCTATTGTTTTTCATATATTGTGTATATCAACTTATAAATGCATAGAATACACATTGCACTGAGTGTTTTGTTGGTTGCCATGTAATAAAGTGATTTGCTGCAGCTTCTTGGTTGCAATAATTAGATATTGTGTCTATATAGTCAGGCCATGCGCCATCACTATACCCACATATAGATGTGGTGTTATTACAATGATGGTGAATATCTTGTTTTCACAGCTATTTCAGCTAGCACATTTTCTGGCAGGTTTAATCTATTTTGCTTTTCCTTGATTGTTATTTGGTAGTTTCACAAGTGAAAGCATGCAATAACAAACCGGCACCTGAAAGTGTGAAAAGGTTATTGATCATATGGAAAAAATATCACCATAGAATGCAACAATATATCTAAGGGCATCATATTTCGAATTTCATATACATGTTTTCAACATCTAAAGACCTCTCAGTGTGATGACACAACGCAACGAAACTTCTATTATTGCAAGTAGAAATTATGTGGGTATGAGAAAGCAGGAGTGTTTCTGAAAGCTACGAGGCAAAAGAGATTGATGTTGAAtatagcatttgcataaaatttatgcttctttttgcttttattttcattttttttttaaacaatacTTATTTGCTATCCAAAACTCTAATGATTctgcaaacaaataaaaaaaaaaaagtttctcgTGTACGTTGTTCGGTGTAGCCCATTTTTCTTCATGTCTTTTTGAAAACAAAGTAATACCGAATGAGTCCTAAGTTTGTACTCATATGCTGATTACAATTCCCTTATCTCAAGGATGCGGAAAAATTGTTGCATGCCCACATAGTAGCTTAATTTATAGCATCAATCCTTAACTCTTGTGACAAATTTAGACTTCTTAATGTTTAaggattataaaaaaaaaaaaaattgatgtcaACATCTGCCAAGTAAATGGCAGTATTAAGACGTAAATTTCATTCAAGGAGAGTTGATGGAGTCTCTTGTTGACGTCGGTAGAAGGATTTGTGATCGCCAGTTAGCTTAGTTTCTTTTTTCCTGAGCTCCTGTCCATTATGGTTctccaaacaaaaagaaaggaaaagaaaagaaaagaaaaaggatttaAACTTAACCTAATCATATCTGATAACTCCAGTTATGAGACAGCAGTGAAGAAACTCGTTGGGGGGAACCCAAAATTTAGAAAGCAGAGAAAAAACAGAGAATACTGATACGTGCCTGATTTAGTGGAGGGTTCAATGGCATTTCTTTCCGAGACTGGCCTGagttgcaaatgtgaaaaccatggAAAGTACGTGGCTGCTTCCATGATGCGCCATGGAAGTTAAGCTCTGAAGGTCGAATGGAGAAAGCACTAGCTGGAGATatcaaaggaaaggaaagagctGGATGCAGCAACACCATGGCAAACTAGTTGGTGAGGACAATATGATCAACTCTGCGTTCTTCCATAATTTATCTTTCACTGTGTGGTGCAATGCATCAAGCTAGGGAGAAAGGTGTAAGAGAA encodes the following:
- the LOC103706122 gene encoding inactive glucose-1-phosphate adenylyltransferase small subunit 2, chloroplastic produces the protein MEGVKKLHIVREIWLQSVLAIILDDGSETKLYPLTKRISKGAIPIAANYRLIDIVVSNCINSNIIRIYALTQFNSTSLYSHLSRAYSNIGLGKDGFIEILTACQSPEEQGWFKGNADAVRRWLWVLKDHPVEEFLVLSSHHIYEMDYAKLIKGHRDSRADITVAVSCNRRNNNPSYDFLIQNHRKKFLEVKHAPDMDEDKFAAVIAKIDNLVPISYTIRIFMHGMQIGISTKEEVCGARSMGIFVIKRDMMIKLLEKVLPKANDFRSEVIQGAISMGLKVHAYMFDGQWEDIETIEAFYHANIESARRTSHGFNFHDRNSPIYTMPHCLPPTVVTNALIRGSIIGDGCILRRCKITDSVIGMRTYIGEEAVIEDSVIMGSDFYQTDVQWSWTKLQGFNVPVGIGEQTHIRRAIIDKNARIGRNVRIVNTHGVQECDREAHGYIISGGIVVVLSNAVIPDGSML